Proteins from a genomic interval of Mesobacillus sp. S13:
- a CDS encoding FdhF/YdeP family oxidoreductase has translation MGKTKHPGPQKKAAMPAPKHWVSPIPFGLGKVKPKHIRDTMKTLWDNRDNFGYATNILTKGVCDGCALGVSGLNDQTLTGPHICTTRLNVLRLNTAGAIKPEILHSDIDDLRKYDSTQLRKLGRIPYPMIRRKGERKFSRITWDDAMDMIAEKAKKLDPKQYAFYLTSRGITNESYYVAGKVSRFLGTNNIDNASRICHSPSKTALKRSIGVGASTSNYQDWIGTDVLLFWGSVASNSSPVSSKYMLEAKKKGTKIIVVNPYKEPAMDEYWIPSNPESALFGTKIADDFYQVNIGGDIAFMHGIMKHWFEMEESHHGSAINHEFVNAHVNGYEELKSKVQKQKWDDIIASSGIPQERIFELAELLANSKNAVYAWALGLTMHSFATDNISQVANLALLRGHLGRKHAGLMPFRGHSSVQGSGEMGADPFVLPGGDFYGENIKRIEELWGFELPDWQGDIVGVTLENILLPEEHERKIKMYYLSGGNFLETMPDPNFVEKALSELDIRVHQDIILNTSTLVDAKEAVIVLPAKTRYEQEGGGTSTSTERMVYFSPEIEGNKNQVEEARAEWKIYIDLAKRIKPETAHLVDFKDAQEIRNEIALANPNYDGVQHLKKAGDVFQWGGAWLCEDGICPTSDGKGNLISVDIPELGKKEGQFIVTSRRGKQFNSMVYNEVDPLNGAGRYDVLMNADDAQDLSIAEGEGIVLYNGFGVFQGRAKFVDISRGNVQVHFPEGNFLLPRGRYEKYAGIPDYNITVTLEKADRFNARKDVEHHEKRIVDDELDSPA, from the coding sequence TTGGGAAAAACAAAACATCCAGGACCACAGAAAAAAGCAGCAATGCCTGCACCTAAACACTGGGTCAGCCCGATTCCCTTTGGGCTTGGCAAAGTGAAACCTAAGCATATTAGAGATACTATGAAAACACTTTGGGACAACAGGGATAACTTTGGGTACGCGACCAACATCCTGACTAAAGGGGTTTGTGACGGATGTGCGCTGGGTGTATCAGGTCTCAATGACCAGACGTTAACCGGTCCCCACATCTGTACAACAAGATTGAATGTCCTTAGGCTGAATACTGCCGGTGCTATTAAACCGGAAATTCTTCACTCCGATATTGATGACCTCAGGAAATATGATAGTACCCAGCTTCGCAAACTGGGACGTATCCCCTATCCAATGATCCGCAGGAAGGGTGAGCGGAAGTTCTCCCGCATTACCTGGGATGATGCAATGGATATGATTGCAGAGAAAGCGAAAAAGCTGGATCCGAAACAGTACGCTTTTTACCTGACAAGCCGGGGGATTACAAATGAATCTTACTATGTAGCAGGTAAAGTCTCCCGCTTTCTGGGTACCAACAATATTGACAATGCAAGCCGGATTTGTCATTCTCCTTCTAAAACAGCCCTAAAAAGATCCATTGGCGTTGGAGCTTCTACTTCTAATTATCAGGACTGGATTGGCACTGATGTCTTGTTGTTCTGGGGCAGCGTAGCATCAAACAGTTCACCGGTTTCTTCGAAATATATGTTGGAGGCAAAGAAAAAAGGAACAAAAATCATTGTCGTCAATCCATATAAGGAACCGGCTATGGATGAATACTGGATTCCTTCAAATCCAGAATCCGCTCTCTTCGGCACGAAAATTGCGGATGATTTCTACCAGGTGAACATCGGCGGAGATATTGCCTTTATGCATGGAATCATGAAGCATTGGTTTGAAATGGAGGAGAGCCATCACGGTTCGGCCATCAATCATGAGTTTGTCAACGCACATGTAAATGGCTATGAAGAATTAAAATCCAAAGTCCAGAAGCAAAAATGGGACGATATTATCGCATCTTCTGGCATTCCTCAAGAACGCATTTTCGAGTTGGCTGAACTTCTCGCTAATAGCAAGAATGCGGTTTATGCATGGGCACTTGGTTTGACGATGCATTCATTTGCAACAGATAATATTTCACAAGTGGCGAACCTTGCATTGCTCAGGGGACACCTTGGCCGAAAGCACGCAGGTCTGATGCCTTTCCGTGGACACTCTTCTGTCCAGGGCAGCGGTGAAATGGGTGCAGATCCTTTCGTTCTCCCAGGCGGAGATTTTTATGGAGAAAATATTAAGCGAATTGAGGAGCTATGGGGATTCGAACTTCCGGATTGGCAAGGCGACATCGTCGGAGTGACTCTCGAGAATATTTTGCTTCCTGAGGAACATGAACGCAAGATTAAGATGTACTATCTGTCGGGTGGCAATTTCCTTGAAACAATGCCGGACCCCAACTTTGTGGAGAAAGCATTGTCCGAATTGGATATCCGTGTCCATCAGGATATCATCCTGAATACTTCTACCCTTGTTGATGCAAAGGAAGCTGTCATCGTTCTTCCGGCGAAGACTCGTTATGAGCAGGAAGGCGGCGGAACATCCACTTCAACTGAGCGTATGGTTTATTTTAGCCCTGAAATTGAAGGCAACAAAAATCAGGTTGAAGAAGCTCGTGCAGAGTGGAAAATCTACATTGATTTAGCAAAGCGCATCAAGCCTGAGACTGCACATCTAGTTGATTTTAAAGATGCACAGGAGATTCGGAATGAAATCGCCCTGGCAAATCCAAATTATGACGGAGTACAACATCTTAAAAAAGCAGGAGATGTGTTCCAGTGGGGAGGAGCCTGGTTATGTGAAGATGGAATCTGCCCTACTTCAGACGGAAAAGGAAATCTGATTTCAGTTGATATCCCAGAACTCGGTAAAAAAGAAGGACAATTCATCGTTACTTCCCGTCGAGGAAAGCAATTCAACTCCATGGTCTACAATGAAGTCGATCCGCTCAATGGTGCTGGACGCTATGATGTCCTGATGAATGCAGATGACGCACAGGACCTTAGCATTGCTGAAGGCGAAGGAATTGTTCTATACAACGGCTTTGGTGTTTTCCAGGGAAGAGCGAAATTCGTAGACATTTCACGGGGCAATGTCCAGGTTCATTTCCCGGAAGGAAATTTCCTTCTGCCAAGAGGCCGCTATGAAAAGTACGCCGGAATCCCAGACTACAACATCACAGTCACGCTGGAAAAAGCTGATCGCTTCAATGCCAGAAAAGACGTCGAACACCACGAAAAACGCATTGTAGATGATGAACTCGACTCACCAGCTTAA
- a CDS encoding DUF2294 domain-containing protein, with the protein MNKYEAEFSNLVRSFRKKHMGKGPSKITTTFCKKWAICEMEGNLSPVEKFIASANEGKQALRAARTEMVKEMYRKNPPIEMEDFLGCKLVELFVDIDIDRDFGMSIFVFDEDIQAKFSE; encoded by the coding sequence ATGAATAAATACGAGGCGGAATTCAGTAATCTAGTCCGTTCCTTTCGCAAAAAGCATATGGGGAAAGGGCCAAGCAAAATAACCACTACCTTCTGTAAAAAATGGGCCATCTGTGAGATGGAGGGAAACCTTTCACCTGTTGAGAAGTTCATTGCTTCCGCAAATGAAGGGAAACAGGCACTGAGAGCTGCAAGAACGGAAATGGTTAAAGAAATGTACCGAAAGAATCCTCCAATTGAGATGGAAGATTTTCTCGGCTGCAAGTTGGTAGAACTTTTTGTAGATATAGATATCGATCGTGATTTTGGAATGTCCATCTTTGTTTTCGATGAAGATATCCAAGCGAAATTCAGTGAATGA
- a CDS encoding OFA family MFS transporter codes for MKKTKNRWLIAASAVGIHISIGSVYAWSNFTNPLIEEFGWTSKQVQFTFSLAILFLGLSAAFLGHFVEKHGPRKAGLLAAGFFGAGILGSGLAVNLGSLPLLYITYGVLGGIGLGVGYIAPVSTLVKWFPDRRGLATGLAIMGFGFAAAISSPVMDSLIKSVGTANTFYILGAAYFIIMTLSSLYLERPPADWAPKGFKEKADSGKVKVKKDLSQLTANEAIKTSRFYYLWVMLFINVTCGIAILSAAKPLAEESIGLTTAEAAALVGVLGLFNGFGRIAWASISDYIGRPNTYTIFFASQIVLFMLLPHTKEAFLFQVMLAVVYTMYGGGFAAIPAFIGDIFGTKQLGAIHGYILTAWAAAGLAGPMFAAWMKDTTGSYATSLTFFSGLFVVALAVSILIRRDINKLRKQNEASERLAG; via the coding sequence ATGAAAAAGACGAAGAACCGATGGCTTATTGCAGCATCTGCAGTGGGGATTCACATATCTATTGGTTCAGTGTACGCCTGGAGCAACTTTACAAACCCATTAATCGAAGAATTTGGGTGGACTTCCAAGCAAGTACAATTTACCTTTAGCCTTGCAATCCTATTTTTAGGACTATCAGCTGCATTTCTTGGACATTTTGTAGAGAAGCATGGACCCAGAAAAGCTGGGCTTCTTGCAGCGGGCTTTTTCGGAGCAGGAATTTTAGGGTCAGGCCTTGCGGTTAATCTTGGATCATTGCCATTATTGTATATAACTTATGGTGTTTTAGGCGGCATAGGACTGGGAGTGGGTTATATAGCCCCTGTTTCGACTTTAGTAAAATGGTTCCCTGACCGGCGCGGCCTGGCAACAGGACTTGCGATCATGGGATTTGGATTTGCTGCAGCAATCAGCAGTCCTGTCATGGACTCCCTGATTAAATCTGTAGGCACAGCCAATACGTTTTACATTCTGGGTGCAGCTTACTTTATTATCATGACGCTATCATCACTGTACCTTGAAAGGCCGCCCGCTGATTGGGCTCCAAAAGGCTTTAAGGAAAAAGCTGATTCAGGGAAAGTGAAAGTGAAGAAAGACCTTTCCCAGCTCACAGCAAATGAAGCTATAAAGACTTCCCGATTTTACTATCTGTGGGTGATGCTCTTCATCAACGTCACTTGCGGAATTGCCATTCTTTCGGCCGCAAAACCTTTGGCAGAAGAAAGTATTGGCCTGACTACAGCCGAGGCTGCTGCACTTGTTGGTGTTTTAGGTCTATTCAACGGATTTGGCCGAATTGCATGGGCGTCGATTTCAGACTATATCGGCCGTCCAAACACTTACACCATTTTCTTTGCCTCACAGATTGTATTATTTATGTTACTGCCGCATACAAAAGAAGCTTTCTTATTCCAGGTTATGCTTGCGGTGGTTTACACAATGTATGGAGGCGGTTTTGCTGCGATCCCTGCTTTCATCGGTGACATATTCGGAACAAAACAACTAGGCGCGATTCACGGCTATATCCTGACTGCATGGGCCGCTGCCGGATTGGCTGGACCGATGTTCGCAGCCTGGATGAAAGACACTACTGGAAGCTACGCAACAAGCCTAACGTTCTTCAGCGGACTGTTCGTTGTTGCACTGGCAGTATCCATTTTAATTCGCCGTGACATTAATAAACTGCGAAAACAAAATGAAGCGAGTGAAAGACTCGCTGGTTAA
- the fdhD gene encoding formate dehydrogenase accessory sulfurtransferase FdhD, with amino-acid sequence MLENMSDKYTITKYQDGQFLDVEDVIVNEFPLTIFVNDMEFATMVCTPTHFEEMVVGFLASEGVIRSYNDIHSLSIDESRGYAYVMLKVNMTTNQEYYSKRFIGSCCGKSRQFYFHNDAKTAKTSMSNTTISATQSIALMNQMQSSSQVFLETGGVHNAALCSPDEMIAVRTDIGRHNALDKLYGYSILNRVPVRNKIIVFSGRISSEVLLKAAKIGVGIVLSKSAPTDLAIKLAKDLNITAVGFIRGKSFNVYSCPKRIID; translated from the coding sequence ATGTTAGAAAATATGAGTGATAAATATACCATAACAAAATATCAGGATGGACAATTCCTGGATGTTGAGGATGTTATCGTCAATGAATTCCCATTGACAATCTTTGTAAACGATATGGAGTTCGCAACCATGGTTTGCACTCCTACACATTTTGAGGAAATGGTTGTCGGTTTTCTGGCATCCGAAGGGGTTATCCGTTCTTACAATGACATCCATTCACTTAGCATTGATGAAAGCAGAGGTTATGCTTACGTTATGCTAAAAGTGAATATGACAACAAACCAGGAGTATTATTCAAAACGCTTTATCGGGTCCTGCTGCGGAAAGAGCCGTCAATTCTATTTTCACAATGATGCCAAGACAGCAAAAACCTCGATGTCCAATACAACGATATCAGCGACCCAGAGCATTGCGTTGATGAACCAGATGCAGAGTAGCTCCCAGGTGTTCCTTGAAACAGGTGGAGTCCATAATGCAGCTCTTTGTTCACCTGATGAAATGATTGCGGTGCGCACGGATATCGGGCGTCATAATGCATTGGATAAACTATACGGATATAGTATTTTGAACCGAGTCCCTGTAAGAAATAAAATCATTGTTTTTAGCGGCAGAATATCTTCGGAAGTGCTATTGAAGGCTGCAAAGATTGGGGTGGGGATTGTTTTGTCAAAATCAGCTCCGACAGATCTTGCTATCAAACTGGCTAAGGATTTAAACATTACGGCAGTAGGTTTTATACGTGGAAAATCTTTTAATGTGTATTCCTGTCCAAAAAGAATTATAGATTAA